In a single window of the Methylococcus sp. Mc7 genome:
- a CDS encoding cysteine rich repeat-containing protein, translated as MYSARYLFAGLLLAAFMTQPACAAKKAQTKAPAPAEQAQADDPVSTFKTGCKAELDKFCKDVMPGDGRQLACLYAYQDKLSTRCEYAIYDAAAQLQREVNALSYVAAECDDDLDKYCANVEPGEGRLLACLEKNEAKVSSRCEQAIEDTGLNKIK; from the coding sequence ATGTACAGTGCACGATATCTGTTCGCCGGCCTGCTGCTGGCGGCGTTCATGACGCAGCCCGCTTGTGCGGCGAAGAAGGCCCAGACCAAGGCTCCAGCGCCCGCCGAGCAGGCCCAGGCCGACGACCCGGTCTCGACGTTCAAGACCGGCTGCAAGGCCGAACTGGACAAGTTCTGCAAGGACGTGATGCCGGGCGACGGACGCCAACTGGCTTGCCTCTACGCTTACCAGGACAAGCTTTCCACGCGTTGCGAATACGCCATTTACGATGCGGCGGCCCAGCTTCAGCGTGAAGTCAATGCCTTGAGCTATGTGGCCGCGGAATGCGACGACGATCTGGACAAGTACTGCGCCAACGTCGAACCCGGCGAAGGGCGGCTGTTGGCCTGCCTGGAAAAGAACGAAGCCAAGGTCAGTTCGCGTTGCGAGCAGGCGATCGAGGATACTGGCTTGAACAAAATCAAATAA
- a CDS encoding sulfite oxidase heme-binding subunit YedZ, producing the protein MKNPSESAIRLLNRGLFVAGISPFLSLALGSFTHGLGANPVETISHSSGLWTLRLLLGALAITPLAKFPGGHWLVSLRRTAALLAFFYACLHVSSYLIFDQFFDAREIWRDIARRPSIVAGMTSFLIMVPLAVTSSQAMARRLGRRNWRLLHRWVYVAAAAGVFHYFWLVKRDTSGPALYAVILAILLCLRLDDAARRQAGRGGADRPSATSPDYKPLGTTANGLAPEPGNQGTAPNRRIM; encoded by the coding sequence ATGAAGAACCCGTCCGAATCCGCTATCCGGTTGCTGAACCGAGGACTCTTCGTCGCCGGGATATCTCCTTTTCTCTCGCTTGCGCTGGGCAGCTTCACCCACGGCCTGGGCGCCAATCCCGTGGAGACCATTTCCCACAGCAGCGGCCTTTGGACATTGAGGCTGTTGCTGGGCGCCCTGGCCATCACGCCCTTGGCCAAATTTCCCGGCGGACACTGGCTCGTTAGCCTGCGCCGCACAGCCGCCCTGCTGGCTTTCTTCTACGCCTGCCTTCATGTCTCGAGCTACCTGATATTCGATCAGTTTTTCGACGCCCGCGAAATCTGGCGGGACATTGCCAGGCGACCCTCTATCGTTGCCGGCATGACGAGCTTTCTGATAATGGTTCCGTTGGCCGTCACATCCAGCCAGGCCATGGCCCGCCGTCTCGGCCGCAGAAACTGGCGACTGCTGCACCGGTGGGTATATGTCGCCGCTGCCGCGGGCGTATTCCATTATTTTTGGCTGGTAAAACGGGACACATCGGGGCCGGCGCTCTACGCCGTGATCCTGGCGATCCTGCTGTGCCTGCGACTGGACGATGCAGCCCGACGGCAGGCCGGCCGCGGCGGGGCCGACCGCCCTTCCGCGACATCCCCCGATTACAAACCCCTCGGCACCACAGCCAACGGATTAGCGCCGGAACCGGGCAACCAAGGAACCGCCCCCAATCGACGCATAATGTAA
- the truA gene encoding tRNA pseudouridine(38-40) synthase TruA, whose amino-acid sequence MRIALGIEYDGSRFAGWQRQNGKRTIQAVVEQALSRIANAPVRVVCAGRTDAGVHAIEQVVHFDTESRRSERSWLLGANTALPEDVRILWVRETEPHFHARLSAIARYYRYEILNRPMRSALRPRQLTWCHAPLDVERMREGAAHLIGEHDFSSFRAQQCQSLSPFRRVHFLRVRREGERVVMEIAANAFVHHMVRNIAGVLMAVGAGKHDPAWVGELLAMRDRAQGGVTAPPDGLYLGGVCYPEEFGLARDPVFGDLPADARRYQPADES is encoded by the coding sequence ATGAGGATCGCCTTAGGCATAGAATATGACGGCAGCCGCTTCGCCGGTTGGCAACGGCAGAACGGCAAGCGCACCATTCAGGCCGTGGTCGAGCAGGCCCTGAGCCGGATCGCAAACGCTCCGGTCCGGGTCGTGTGCGCGGGGCGCACCGATGCGGGGGTGCATGCCATCGAGCAGGTAGTGCATTTCGATACCGAAAGCCGGCGCAGCGAGCGCTCCTGGCTGCTGGGTGCCAATACCGCGCTGCCGGAGGATGTGCGGATTTTATGGGTGCGGGAGACCGAACCCCATTTCCATGCCCGGTTGAGCGCGATCGCCCGCTATTACCGCTATGAGATACTGAACCGCCCCATGCGTTCCGCTTTGCGGCCCCGCCAGCTCACCTGGTGCCACGCCCCGCTGGACGTCGAGCGGATGCGGGAAGGTGCGGCCCATCTGATCGGCGAACATGATTTCTCATCCTTTCGAGCCCAGCAGTGCCAGTCCCTCAGCCCTTTCCGCCGCGTTCATTTCCTGCGCGTGCGCCGGGAAGGTGAAAGGGTGGTCATGGAAATCGCCGCCAACGCCTTCGTGCACCACATGGTGCGCAACATCGCCGGGGTGCTGATGGCGGTGGGTGCGGGCAAGCACGATCCGGCCTGGGTCGGCGAACTGCTGGCCATGCGTGACCGCGCCCAGGGTGGCGTCACGGCGCCGCCGGACGGGCTTTACCTGGGAGGCGTGTGCTATCCAGAAGAATTCGGGCTGGCGCGGGACC